In Acidobacteriota bacterium, a genomic segment contains:
- the trxA gene encoding thioredoxin, whose translation MSDFVNEVNDSEWEKEVLQAGQPVLVDFWAPWCAPCRMLAPTVEQVAEKYQGKAKVFKMNVDDNLENPAKYGIRGIPTIILFNKGEEVERRVGIPGNAVVELAQMIERQL comes from the coding sequence ATGAGTGATTTCGTCAATGAAGTGAATGATTCCGAATGGGAAAAGGAAGTTTTGCAGGCGGGGCAGCCGGTGCTCGTGGATTTCTGGGCGCCCTGGTGCGCCCCCTGCCGCATGTTGGCGCCGACCGTCGAACAGGTCGCCGAGAAATATCAGGGCAAGGCTAAAGTCTTCAAGATGAACGTGGATGACAATCTCGAAAATCCGGCCAAATACGGCATTCGCGGTATTCCGACCATCATCCTGTTCAACAAGGGCGAAGAGGTCGAGCGCCGCGTCGGCATCCCCGGCAATGCGGTCGTCGAATTGGCACAGATGATTGAACGGCAACTGTAG
- a CDS encoding glycogen synthase, whose translation MRVILASSEVVPYSKTGGLADVAGALPKALARIGCDISVITPRYTGMGKRSGDVVSHATGEVFLEGLEVPFDGTIKGARIWRDYAENAPVYFIENEEYFGQGYIYGSGNWDVERFAFFSRAVLELTKRLGAPPDVIHCNDWQTGFIPAHLATTFASDPFFQRTKTLFTIHNLAYQGFFDPALLPKFGLSREVYERGMEFHNAASAMKGGLYFATALSTVSRKYAQEIQTPEFGNQLDGFLRWRSGDLIGILNGVDYGEWNPETDPFLPAHYSINNLGGKLECKRRLLERYQLPVDLDKPVVGIVSRLTVQKGVDLTAEAISRILDTGAYFILLGSGDSHYEGFFQQVRDARPAQVGVYFGFSNELSHLIEAGADMFLMPSSYEPCGLNQMYSLKYGTVPLVRGTGGLDDTIHNFERSSGRGNGFKFYAYSAERLLEKFYEAVFNYYDRDTWRRIQRNGMRADHSWERAAHNYLDAYQRIVAAGR comes from the coding sequence ATGCGCGTCATTCTCGCGTCCTCTGAAGTCGTGCCGTATTCCAAAACCGGTGGTTTGGCAGATGTGGCGGGCGCGTTGCCCAAGGCCTTGGCGCGCATCGGCTGCGATATTAGCGTCATCACGCCGCGCTACACCGGGATGGGCAAACGCAGCGGCGATGTCGTCAGTCACGCGACTGGCGAGGTTTTTCTGGAGGGATTGGAAGTTCCGTTTGACGGGACGATCAAAGGCGCGCGCATCTGGCGGGATTATGCTGAAAATGCGCCGGTTTATTTCATCGAGAACGAAGAGTATTTCGGCCAGGGCTACATTTACGGTTCGGGCAATTGGGATGTGGAGCGCTTCGCCTTTTTCAGCCGCGCGGTGCTCGAATTGACGAAACGTCTGGGCGCGCCGCCCGACGTGATTCATTGCAACGACTGGCAAACCGGGTTCATTCCGGCGCATCTGGCGACAACCTTCGCCAGTGATCCTTTCTTTCAGCGCACCAAGACGCTGTTCACCATCCACAATCTGGCCTATCAGGGATTCTTCGATCCGGCACTGTTGCCGAAATTCGGCCTGAGCCGCGAGGTTTATGAGCGCGGGATGGAATTCCACAACGCGGCCAGTGCGATGAAAGGCGGCTTGTACTTTGCGACCGCGCTCTCGACCGTCAGCCGCAAATACGCCCAGGAAATTCAAACGCCCGAATTCGGCAACCAGTTGGACGGCTTCCTGCGCTGGCGCAGCGGCGATCTGATCGGCATTTTGAACGGCGTTGATTACGGCGAATGGAACCCGGAAACCGACCCGTTTTTGCCCGCGCATTACTCGATCAATAACCTGGGCGGCAAACTCGAATGCAAGCGCCGCCTGTTGGAGCGCTACCAATTGCCCGTGGATTTGGACAAACCTGTCGTCGGCATTGTCTCGCGCCTGACCGTACAAAAAGGCGTTGACCTGACTGCCGAGGCGATTAGCCGCATTTTGGATACGGGCGCGTATTTCATCCTGCTCGGTTCGGGCGATTCCCACTACGAAGGCTTTTTCCAGCAGGTGCGCGATGCGCGGCCCGCTCAGGTGGGCGTGTATTTCGGCTTCAGCAACGAGTTGTCGCATCTGATCGAGGCGGGCGCGGATATGTTCCTGATGCCGTCTTCTTATGAACCGTGCGGGCTGAATCAGATGTACAGTTTGAAGTACGGCACGGTGCCGCTGGTGCGCGGGACGGGCGGGCTGGACGATACGATCCACAACTTTGAGCGCTCGTCGGGGCGGGGCAATGGCTTCAAGTTTTACGCTTATTCGGCGGAGCGGCTGTTGGAGAAGTTTTACGAGGCGGTCTTTAATTACTACGACCGCGACACATGGCGGCGCATCCAGCGCAACGGCATGCGCGCCGATCATTCGTGGGAACGGGCGGCGCACAATTACCTGGACGCTTATCAGCGGATTGTGGCTGCCGGGCGCTAG